One window of Streptomyces sp. NBC_00273 genomic DNA carries:
- a CDS encoding protein kinase family protein produces MRQPDSAHAARLVAYGTVATGLSLLSDRRLGDVVASASVLGAGIGGRSAELDIDGTRVFVKKVPLTDVEARPENVRSTANLFGLPLFYQYGVGSAGFGAWRELAVHAMTTNWVLGREHESFPLMYHWRVLPDSPPEGFMDEFGGIDGAVAHWEGSQAVRERLEAIGRSSRSLVLFLEHVPQTLGSWLYEHRESTAPAGAGSPYLWVEDALARGAAFMSSRGLVHFDAHFNNVLTDGRLVYFADFGLAMSSGFELSAAEAQFLSDHLAYDLHYTASHLLHHHLVDRLRGEKGTDVFLQEWIAGRKPDGVPPDVAAIIERHARTAVVLGDFHRQLLTESKQTRFPSVALNRVAAAEAPHR; encoded by the coding sequence ATGCGCCAACCCGACTCCGCCCACGCGGCGCGTCTCGTTGCCTACGGGACCGTGGCCACCGGTCTCTCCCTGCTGAGCGACAGGCGGCTCGGCGATGTCGTGGCGTCCGCTTCCGTGCTCGGGGCCGGCATCGGCGGCAGGTCCGCCGAACTGGACATCGACGGGACACGGGTCTTCGTCAAGAAGGTGCCGCTGACGGACGTAGAGGCCCGGCCAGAGAACGTCCGGTCCACGGCGAACCTCTTCGGGCTGCCCCTGTTCTACCAGTACGGAGTGGGCTCGGCCGGGTTCGGCGCTTGGCGGGAACTGGCCGTGCACGCCATGACCACCAACTGGGTCCTGGGGAGGGAGCACGAGAGCTTTCCCCTGATGTACCACTGGCGTGTCCTGCCCGATTCCCCTCCCGAGGGCTTCATGGACGAGTTCGGGGGTATCGACGGAGCAGTCGCCCATTGGGAAGGCTCTCAGGCCGTACGCGAGCGACTGGAGGCCATCGGCCGGTCCTCCCGCAGCCTGGTGCTCTTCCTTGAGCATGTGCCCCAGACACTCGGGTCGTGGTTGTACGAGCACCGGGAGAGCACGGCGCCGGCCGGCGCCGGTTCCCCCTACTTGTGGGTGGAGGACGCCTTGGCGCGGGGAGCGGCGTTCATGAGCTCTCGCGGACTCGTGCACTTCGACGCCCATTTCAACAACGTCCTGACCGACGGCCGGCTGGTCTACTTCGCGGACTTCGGACTGGCCATGAGCTCAGGCTTCGAGCTCTCAGCGGCCGAGGCGCAGTTCCTGTCGGACCATCTTGCGTACGACCTCCACTACACCGCGAGCCATCTGCTGCACCACCACCTCGTCGACCGCCTTCGGGGCGAAAAGGGGACAGACGTGTTCCTGCAGGAGTGGATTGCGGGCCGAAAGCCCGACGGTGTTCCGCCGGACGTCGCGGCGATCATCGAACGGCATGCCCGGACCGCCGTCGTCCTCGGCGACTTCCACCGCCAGTTGCTGACGGAGAGCAAGCAGACTCGCTTTCCGTCCGTGGCCCTCAACCGCGTCGCAGCCGCTGAGGCTCCACACCGTTGA
- the istB gene encoding IS21-like element helper ATPase IstB, whose product MTTATKAKAGTGTAAKDGLPSMLAYLTRVLKTPTIGAFWEELAEQARDENWSHEEYLAALLQRQVADRESKGTVMRIRTAHFPQVKTLEDFNLDHLPSLRRDVLAHLATGTFVAKAENVILLGPPGIGKTHLAIGLGVKAAHAGYSVLFDTASNWIARLQAAHQAGRLDAELKKIRRYKLIIIDEVGYIPFDQDAANLFFQLIASRYEQGSVMVTSNLPFGRWGETFSDDVVAAAMIDRLVHHAEVLTLTGDSYRTRQRRELLAKENRAGRD is encoded by the coding sequence ATGACCACTGCCACCAAGGCGAAGGCCGGTACTGGCACGGCGGCGAAGGACGGGCTTCCGTCCATGCTCGCCTACCTGACCCGGGTCCTGAAGACCCCGACGATCGGAGCGTTCTGGGAGGAGCTCGCCGAGCAGGCACGGGACGAGAACTGGTCCCACGAGGAGTACCTGGCAGCTCTGCTGCAGCGGCAGGTCGCCGACCGGGAGTCCAAGGGCACCGTGATGCGGATCCGCACCGCCCACTTCCCGCAGGTCAAGACGCTGGAGGACTTCAACCTCGACCACCTGCCGTCGCTGCGGCGCGACGTCCTCGCGCACCTGGCGACCGGCACGTTCGTCGCGAAGGCGGAGAACGTGATCCTGCTCGGCCCGCCCGGGATCGGCAAGACCCACCTGGCGATCGGGCTCGGGGTGAAGGCCGCCCATGCCGGCTATTCGGTGCTGTTCGACACCGCCAGCAACTGGATCGCCCGGCTCCAGGCGGCTCACCAGGCCGGGCGTCTAGACGCCGAGTTGAAGAAGATCCGCCGCTACAAGTTGATCATTATTGACGAGGTGGGCTACATCCCCTTCGACCAGGATGCCGCGAACCTGTTCTTCCAGCTCATCGCGTCCCGCTACGAACAGGGCTCGGTGATGGTCACCTCGAACCTGCCTTTCGGGCGGTGGGGAGAGACCTTCTCCGACGACGTGGTGGCCGCCGCGATGATCGACCGTCTGGTCCACCACGCCGAGGTCCTCACGCTCACCGGTGACTCCTACCGCACCCGCCAGCGGCGCGAACTTCTTGCGAAGGAGAACCGCGCCGGCCGCGACTGA
- the istA gene encoding IS21 family transposase, with amino-acid sequence MLKVEDWAEIRRLHRAEGVPIKEISRRLGVARNTVRAALNSDRPPKYERAPRGSVADAFEPQIRFLLNEWPTMPAPVVAERIGWPHSLSPLKRKLAQIRPEYVGIDPVDRVTYEPGEIAQCDLWFPEPKVPVAPGQERVLQVLVMTLGFSRFMTAVMIPSRQGGDILSGMWDLISGIGRVTKTLVWDREAAIGGTGRVTAPTAAFAGTLATRIKLAPPRDPEYKGMVERNNQYLETSFLPGRTFASPADFNLQLAEWLDRANARTVRSIQGRPVDLLETDYLSMIPLPPLNPPMGLNQRVRLGRDYYVRVDTVDYSVDPQAIGRFVDITASLQEVKVFCDGQVVAQHQRSWAKQIVVTDPVHAATAQRMRQALALDRQKRQASTRHHADGHAVALRALPDYDALFGVDFDPASTRASNE; translated from the coding sequence GTGCTGAAAGTGGAGGACTGGGCAGAGATACGTCGGCTGCATCGAGCGGAGGGCGTGCCCATCAAGGAGATCTCGCGGCGGCTGGGGGTGGCCCGGAACACGGTGAGGGCCGCGTTGAACTCGGACCGGCCGCCGAAGTACGAGCGGGCGCCACGCGGGTCGGTGGCGGATGCCTTCGAGCCGCAGATCCGGTTTCTGCTGAACGAGTGGCCCACGATGCCGGCGCCGGTGGTCGCCGAGCGGATCGGCTGGCCGCATTCGCTGTCGCCGCTGAAGCGGAAGCTGGCGCAGATCCGGCCCGAGTACGTGGGCATCGACCCGGTCGACCGGGTCACCTACGAGCCAGGCGAGATCGCCCAGTGCGACCTGTGGTTCCCGGAACCGAAGGTGCCGGTCGCACCAGGGCAGGAGCGGGTGCTGCAGGTGCTGGTGATGACGCTCGGCTTCTCCCGGTTCATGACCGCGGTGATGATTCCCTCACGGCAGGGCGGCGACATCCTGTCGGGAATGTGGGACCTGATCAGCGGCATCGGCCGGGTCACCAAGACGCTGGTCTGGGACCGCGAGGCAGCAATCGGCGGAACCGGGCGGGTGACCGCGCCAACGGCGGCGTTCGCCGGGACCCTGGCCACCAGGATCAAGCTCGCACCGCCCCGCGACCCCGAATACAAGGGCATGGTCGAGCGGAACAACCAGTACCTGGAGACATCGTTCCTGCCGGGTCGGACGTTCGCCTCCCCGGCGGACTTCAACCTGCAGTTGGCCGAGTGGCTGGACCGGGCCAACGCCCGCACCGTCCGCTCGATCCAGGGCCGGCCGGTCGACCTGCTGGAGACCGACTACCTGTCGATGATCCCGCTGCCGCCCCTCAACCCGCCGATGGGACTCAACCAGCGGGTCCGGCTCGGCCGGGACTACTACGTCCGCGTCGACACCGTCGACTACTCGGTGGACCCGCAGGCCATCGGCAGGTTCGTCGACATCACTGCCTCCCTGCAGGAGGTGAAGGTGTTCTGCGACGGCCAGGTCGTCGCTCAGCACCAGCGGTCCTGGGCGAAGCAGATCGTGGTCACCGACCCCGTCCATGCCGCGACCGCCCAGCGGATGCGCCAGGCTTTGGCTCTGGACCGGCAGAAGCGCCAGGCCTCGACCAGGCACCACGCCGACGGACATGCCGTCGCGCTGCGGGCCTTGCCCGACTACGACGCCCTGTTCGGCGTCGACTTCGACCCTGCGAGCACGAGAGCGAGCAACGAATGA
- a CDS encoding cytochrome P450 family protein, producing MDLQGELVTHPYTAYQRLRDTAPVQRIVGPSGEPAWLVTRYDDVRSALADPRLSLDKTNAAEGAYRGLSLPPALDANLLNMDPPDHTRLRKLVGRAFTPRRVEELRTPIRRTADDLLDALGTHGRTDLIAAYAAPLPITVICDLLGVPDGHRTDFRGWTNELIAPDPSRPQAAKQAIGAMLAFFTELIAHKRQHPANDLLSDLITVRDTDGDRLSEDELTSLAFLILGAGYENTVQLIGNAVHALLTHPELLARLRLDPSKLPDAVEELARYEGPALLAIRRFPIQDVTIGEVTIPAGETVLLSLSAANRDPARFPHPEQLDVDRDTSGHLALGHGIHYCLGAPLARAETEIALAALLERFSSLALTETEPQWRTSLRARGLVALPVEYKAAVHAVRAARPLP from the coding sequence ATGGATCTTCAAGGCGAGCTCGTCACCCACCCCTACACCGCGTACCAGCGCTTACGCGACACTGCGCCAGTTCAGCGCATCGTCGGGCCCAGCGGCGAGCCCGCATGGCTCGTCACGCGGTACGACGACGTCCGCTCAGCCCTCGCGGATCCACGGCTGTCCCTGGACAAGACCAATGCAGCGGAGGGCGCGTACCGCGGCCTGTCGCTACCGCCGGCCCTGGACGCCAACCTCTTGAACATGGATCCCCCCGACCACACCCGCCTGCGCAAGCTCGTAGGCCGCGCGTTCACGCCTCGCCGCGTGGAAGAGCTCCGGACCCCGATCCGACGCACCGCGGACGACTTGCTTGACGCCCTCGGCACGCACGGTAGGACCGACCTGATCGCGGCATACGCGGCGCCCCTGCCGATCACCGTCATCTGCGACCTCCTCGGAGTCCCGGACGGTCATCGCACGGACTTCCGCGGCTGGACCAACGAGCTGATCGCGCCGGACCCCAGCCGCCCCCAGGCGGCCAAGCAGGCGATCGGCGCCATGCTCGCCTTCTTCACCGAGCTCATCGCGCACAAGCGCCAGCACCCCGCCAACGACCTGCTCTCCGACCTGATCACGGTCCGCGACACCGACGGCGACCGCCTCAGCGAAGACGAACTGACCTCGCTCGCCTTCCTGATCCTCGGCGCCGGCTACGAGAACACCGTCCAGCTCATCGGCAACGCCGTCCATGCCCTCCTGACCCATCCCGAGCTCCTGGCACGCCTTCGCCTGGACCCGTCGAAGCTCCCTGATGCAGTCGAGGAACTGGCACGGTACGAAGGCCCCGCGCTGCTGGCGATCCGCCGCTTCCCCATTCAGGACGTGACCATCGGCGAAGTAACCATTCCTGCAGGAGAAACCGTCCTGTTGTCGCTGTCCGCGGCCAACCGCGATCCCGCCCGCTTCCCCCACCCCGAGCAGCTCGACGTCGACCGTGACACCTCCGGACACCTTGCACTGGGCCACGGCATCCACTACTGCCTGGGCGCCCCACTGGCCCGCGCCGAGACCGAGATCGCACTCGCCGCACTCCTCGAGCGCTTCAGCAGCCTGGCCCTGACCGAGACCGAACCCCAGTGGCGAACCTCTCTGCGGGCCCGCGGCCTTGTGGCGCTTCCCGTGGAGTACAAGGCGGCCGTACACGCCGTACGCGCCGCACGTCCGCTCCCGTGA
- a CDS encoding cytochrome P450 family protein, whose amino-acid sequence MAPQSTAPIVLDPTGADHHGEHEQLRGHGSAVRVDVLGVSAWSVTDPALLKNLLTSPDVSKDARAHWPAFGEVIQTWPLALWVGVSNMFTAYGSDHRRLRRMIAPAFSARRIAGLTGVVETVVTAILDGLDALPAGKTAELREHLAYPLPIAVIGHLMGVPADQRTVFRTLVDGVFDTTLNSDEQAANTARLYDALDGLIAAKRAEPGDDMTSLLIAARDDDGEGGGDGRGLSDAELRDTLLLMISAGYETTANVIDQAISLLLTHPEQLGRIRAGHADWNDVVEETLRLEPAVKHLPMRFAVTDIALPDGQTIARGEAILASYGAANRHPDWHGETADTFDINRVSKDHLAFGHGVHFCLGAPLARLEVAVSLRLLFGRFPHLELAVPADQLRPLGSLISNGHQVLPVRLRPATARTTPADQES is encoded by the coding sequence ATGGCACCGCAGTCCACCGCTCCGATCGTCCTCGACCCCACCGGCGCCGACCACCACGGCGAGCACGAGCAACTGCGCGGCCACGGATCCGCTGTCCGCGTCGACGTCCTCGGCGTGTCCGCCTGGTCCGTCACTGACCCGGCCCTGCTGAAGAACCTGCTGACCAGCCCCGACGTGTCCAAGGACGCCCGTGCCCACTGGCCGGCGTTCGGCGAGGTCATACAGACATGGCCGCTTGCCCTGTGGGTCGGCGTGAGCAACATGTTCACCGCGTACGGCTCCGACCACCGGCGGCTGCGCCGGATGATCGCCCCGGCCTTCTCCGCACGCCGCATCGCCGGCCTCACCGGCGTCGTCGAGACCGTCGTCACGGCCATCCTCGACGGCCTCGACGCCCTGCCCGCAGGGAAGACCGCCGAGCTGCGCGAACACCTCGCCTACCCGCTCCCGATCGCCGTCATCGGCCACCTCATGGGCGTGCCCGCAGACCAGCGCACCGTCTTCCGCACCCTCGTCGACGGCGTCTTCGACACCACGTTGAACTCGGACGAACAGGCCGCCAACACCGCCCGCCTCTACGACGCCCTGGACGGGCTCATCGCCGCCAAGCGCGCCGAGCCCGGCGACGACATGACCTCGCTCCTCATCGCCGCCCGCGATGACGACGGGGAGGGGGGCGGGGACGGGCGCGGCCTGTCCGACGCGGAACTCCGCGACACCCTCCTGTTGATGATCAGCGCCGGATACGAGACCACCGCCAACGTCATCGACCAGGCCATCAGCCTGCTGCTGACCCACCCCGAGCAACTCGGCCGCATCCGCGCCGGCCACGCCGACTGGAACGACGTCGTCGAGGAGACCCTGCGCCTGGAGCCCGCCGTCAAGCACCTCCCGATGCGCTTCGCCGTCACCGACATCGCGTTGCCCGACGGACAGACCATCGCCCGGGGAGAGGCGATCCTCGCCTCGTACGGCGCCGCCAACCGCCATCCGGACTGGCACGGCGAGACCGCCGACACCTTCGACATCAACCGCGTCAGCAAGGACCACCTGGCGTTCGGGCACGGTGTCCACTTCTGCCTCGGTGCGCCGCTCGCCCGCCTGGAGGTCGCCGTGAGCCTGCGGCTGCTCTTCGGCCGCTTCCCGCACCTCGAACTCGCGGTCCCCGCCGATCAGCTCCGGCCGCTGGGCTCACTGATCAGCAACGGCCACCAGGTCCTACCCGTCCGACTCCGGCCGGCCACGGCCCGGACGACACCTGCCGATCAGGAATCCTGA
- a CDS encoding GNAT family N-acetyltransferase → MTSGYSVPVSLPDGLALREARPSDLDQIGALLSERGEPDDAIDHRLVVTDPDAGLSACAVVVDGERVVSTATLLDEEVCIGGVRLPAGQVELVATESEYEGRGLVRALMHWAHERSAARGHLVQAMIGIPYFYRLFGYEYAIDIPQVLNVNAVPPGDGTATLRAARPSDIPSMAALQASAQSGFDVTMPHSEACWRWLLDHESSNLWVLEQADTVIATARTTPPGEEMLLAEAAARDEAAARDLLSGVAALASGDDPLRIVHRAGTVTGNAWQEFIDHEPRGNAEQYYIRIPDAAALLDRLRPLLWQRLTAAGIDRTGRDIVISTFGAHYRIPVLANGLGEVVTGGPIQSPGAVKGAGVAPDHLAALLFGPHGIEGLTRIRPDVYSADEELFQVLFPPLTADVLSYYLPY, encoded by the coding sequence ATGACCAGCGGTTATTCCGTACCTGTTTCGTTGCCCGACGGCCTCGCCCTGCGAGAGGCGAGGCCCTCGGATCTTGACCAGATCGGCGCGCTCCTGTCCGAGCGCGGTGAGCCGGACGACGCGATCGACCACCGGCTGGTGGTCACCGACCCCGACGCGGGCTTGTCCGCCTGTGCCGTGGTCGTCGATGGCGAACGGGTCGTGTCCACCGCGACGCTCCTCGACGAGGAGGTGTGCATCGGAGGCGTCCGCCTGCCCGCCGGCCAGGTGGAACTGGTCGCCACCGAGAGCGAATACGAGGGGCGCGGGCTCGTAAGGGCGCTCATGCACTGGGCTCACGAGCGCTCTGCTGCCCGTGGCCACCTCGTCCAGGCGATGATCGGCATCCCGTACTTCTACCGGCTGTTCGGCTATGAGTACGCCATCGACATACCGCAGGTGCTTAACGTGAACGCCGTGCCGCCCGGCGATGGAACGGCCACGCTCCGTGCCGCCCGGCCCTCCGACATCCCCTCCATGGCTGCCCTGCAAGCCTCGGCCCAGAGCGGGTTCGATGTGACCATGCCGCACTCGGAGGCGTGCTGGCGATGGCTCCTGGACCACGAGTCGAGCAACCTCTGGGTTCTCGAGCAAGCTGACACGGTCATTGCCACCGCGCGCACCACGCCTCCCGGTGAGGAGATGCTCCTGGCCGAGGCCGCGGCACGCGACGAGGCGGCGGCACGCGACCTCCTGAGCGGCGTCGCCGCTCTGGCATCCGGCGACGACCCACTACGGATCGTCCATCGGGCAGGCACCGTGACGGGCAACGCGTGGCAGGAGTTCATCGACCACGAACCGCGCGGGAACGCAGAGCAGTACTACATCCGCATCCCGGATGCCGCGGCACTGCTCGACAGGCTGCGTCCGCTGCTCTGGCAGCGCCTCACCGCGGCCGGGATCGACCGCACCGGCCGAGACATCGTCATCTCGACCTTCGGCGCCCACTACCGGATTCCGGTTCTCGCCAACGGGCTCGGCGAGGTCGTCACCGGCGGACCGATACAGTCGCCGGGAGCCGTGAAAGGCGCCGGTGTGGCGCCCGACCATCTGGCCGCCCTGCTGTTCGGCCCGCACGGAATCGAGGGGCTGACCCGGATCCGCCCCGACGTCTACTCCGCGGACGAGGAGCTGTTCCAGGTGCTCTTCCCGCCACTCACTGCCGACGTACTCAGCTACTACCTCCCGTACTAG